One stretch of Jiangella gansuensis DSM 44835 DNA includes these proteins:
- a CDS encoding Cmx/CmrA family chloramphenicol efflux MFS transporter: MRVPPAVYVLGSSIFVLGTTEFMIAGLLPTIATDLDVSIPDAGLLISGFAIGMTIGAPVMAVATLRLPRKATLLAAAAVFLAGHVVAALAPTYELLMAARVVTAVATGAFWAVAAVVTVRISPPGTTARALAVLVGGLTLSNVLGVPAGTWVGQQLGWRAAFWAVAGLAVLTTLAVVALVPKSAGAASEPPRVRDELRVFRGRRIWLALATTATFQAAMFAAFSYFAPLLTDVAGLDEADVPLVLALFGLGSFIGITIGGRIADRGLFLNIFGSLVALAVTMSVLALVSGSTAGAVAAVFAVGVAGFSIAPGLNARVFVVAGDAPTLASSVNTSAFNVGNTVGPWLGGAAISAGWGYVAPVWLAAGLALAGLVLALTAWAHEQRHERALAAAAQPRTAPAPVGAAASTPPVACDA; the protein is encoded by the coding sequence GTGCGCGTCCCACCGGCCGTCTACGTCCTCGGCTCCAGCATCTTCGTGCTCGGCACGACGGAGTTCATGATCGCCGGACTGCTGCCGACCATCGCGACAGACCTGGACGTCTCGATCCCGGACGCCGGTCTGCTCATCTCCGGGTTCGCGATCGGGATGACGATCGGCGCGCCGGTGATGGCGGTCGCGACGCTGCGCCTGCCGCGCAAGGCGACCCTGCTCGCGGCCGCGGCGGTGTTCCTGGCCGGTCACGTCGTGGCGGCGCTGGCGCCCACGTACGAGTTGCTGATGGCCGCCCGCGTGGTGACGGCCGTCGCCACCGGAGCCTTCTGGGCTGTGGCCGCGGTGGTGACGGTGCGGATCTCGCCGCCGGGGACCACGGCGCGGGCCTTGGCGGTGCTGGTCGGCGGGCTGACGCTGTCGAACGTGCTCGGAGTGCCGGCCGGCACCTGGGTCGGCCAGCAGCTCGGGTGGCGAGCGGCGTTCTGGGCGGTGGCCGGGCTGGCGGTGCTGACCACGCTGGCCGTGGTCGCGCTGGTGCCGAAGAGCGCCGGCGCCGCGTCGGAGCCGCCGCGGGTCCGAGACGAACTGCGGGTGTTCCGGGGCCGGCGCATCTGGTTGGCCCTGGCGACAACGGCGACCTTCCAGGCGGCCATGTTCGCCGCGTTCTCGTACTTCGCCCCGCTGCTCACCGATGTCGCCGGGCTGGACGAGGCGGACGTACCGCTGGTGCTGGCGCTGTTCGGGCTGGGCAGCTTCATCGGCATCACCATCGGCGGGCGGATCGCCGACCGTGGGCTGTTCCTCAACATCTTCGGCAGCCTCGTGGCGTTGGCGGTGACGATGTCGGTACTGGCGCTGGTGTCGGGCAGCACGGCCGGAGCGGTCGCGGCGGTGTTCGCGGTCGGTGTCGCCGGGTTCTCGATCGCGCCAGGGCTCAACGCCCGCGTGTTCGTCGTCGCCGGTGACGCGCCGACGCTGGCGTCGTCGGTCAACACGTCGGCGTTCAACGTCGGCAACACCGTGGGTCCGTGGCTCGGCGGCGCGGCCATCTCGGCCGGCTGGGGCTACGTGGCGCCGGTGTGGCTGGCGGCCGGGCTGGCACTCGCGGGGCTGGTGCTGGCCCTGACGGCGTGGGCGCACGAGCAGCGCCACGAGCGGGCGTTGGCGGCGGCAGCGCAACCGCGCACGGCACCGGCGCCGGTGGGAGCCGCCGCGTCCACGCCGCCGGTGGCCTGCGACGCGTGA
- a CDS encoding TetR/AcrR family transcriptional regulator, with amino-acid sequence MPRPKEFDPDHVVDAALDVFWAGGYASTSTQDLCERTGLGRSSLYNTFKSKHELYEHALRRYAERTRADQVDLLARTGPARTVIRDFLLAAVDRQLADPDRRGCLALNAAVEIGPGDDVVAGLTRADFDAIVATMRVIIERGQRDGEIAADRDAEALARLVHGALTAIHVVGRVAQDRERLTDIVDALVDSL; translated from the coding sequence GTGCCGCGCCCGAAAGAGTTCGACCCGGACCACGTCGTCGACGCGGCCCTGGACGTCTTCTGGGCCGGCGGATACGCCTCCACCTCCACGCAGGACCTCTGCGAGCGGACCGGGCTGGGACGCAGCAGCCTCTACAACACGTTCAAGAGCAAGCACGAGCTGTACGAGCACGCGCTGCGCCGGTACGCCGAGCGCACCCGGGCCGACCAGGTGGACCTGCTCGCCCGGACCGGCCCGGCGCGCACCGTCATCCGCGACTTCCTGCTGGCGGCCGTGGACCGGCAGCTCGCCGATCCGGACCGCCGCGGTTGCCTGGCGCTCAACGCCGCGGTCGAGATCGGACCGGGCGACGACGTCGTCGCCGGCCTCACCCGGGCGGACTTCGACGCCATCGTCGCGACCATGCGCGTCATCATCGAGCGCGGCCAGCGCGACGGCGAGATCGCGGCCGACCGCGACGCCGAGGCGCTGGCCCGGCTGGTGCACGGCGCACTGACCGCCATCCACGTCGTCGGCCGGGTCGCCCAGGACCGCGAGCGACTCACCGACATCGTCGACGCCCTGGTCGACAGCCTCTGA
- a CDS encoding M3 family metallopeptidase, whose product MPASHPENPFFAASDLPYQLPPFQLIRTEHYRPAFERGMAEQLAEVEAIAADPAPPTFENTIVALERSGQILQRVAAVFFNQASSDTNAEIQTIQSEISPRLAAHSDAIHLDSRLFARITALLDDADGLDPESRRLLERYHLDFVRAGAGLSEEQQARLREINGELSALSTTFQNNLLEDTNASAVVVDDAAQLDGLSADAVAAAAQTAAERGLEGKYVLTLVLPSGQPALASLTDRSLRERLYRASVQRGANGNEHDNHVIAARIAALRAERAALFGHPDHATYVLEDRTAKTPAAVHDMLGKLTPTAVTNAQAEAAKLQEAIGDAFELRAWDWSFYSEQVRRATYDVDAAELRPYFELERVLRDGVFFAAGKLYGLSFTERPDLVAYHPDARVFEVFDEDGSAVGLYIGDFFTRDSKRGGAWMNSLVDQSALMDTKPVVLNNLNLVKPPAGEPALMTFDEVNTLFHEFGHALHGLFSRVTYPTFSGTSVLRDFVEFPSQVNEMWAVWPEVLANYAVHHQTGEPLAQETVQRLLDSQIWGEGFATTEYLAATLLDLAWHELSPGTTVDDVAEFEARALERAGVALETIPPRYRTTYFAHIFAGGYGAGYYSYIWSEVLDADTVEWFKENGGLTRQNGDHFRSTLLSRGGSVDPMEAFRTFRGRDPQIEPLLERRGLTQ is encoded by the coding sequence ATGCCTGCGAGCCACCCCGAGAACCCCTTCTTCGCCGCGAGCGACCTTCCGTACCAGCTCCCGCCGTTCCAGCTCATCCGGACCGAGCACTACCGCCCGGCGTTCGAACGCGGCATGGCCGAGCAGCTCGCCGAGGTCGAGGCCATTGCCGCCGATCCGGCGCCGCCGACGTTCGAGAACACCATCGTGGCGCTGGAGCGGTCCGGGCAGATCCTCCAGCGGGTGGCGGCGGTGTTCTTCAACCAGGCGTCGTCGGACACGAATGCGGAGATCCAGACCATTCAGTCAGAGATCTCGCCGCGGCTGGCCGCGCACAGCGACGCCATCCACCTGGACTCGCGTCTGTTTGCCCGCATCACCGCCCTGCTCGACGACGCCGACGGGCTCGACCCGGAGTCGCGGCGGTTGCTGGAGCGCTACCACCTCGACTTCGTCCGGGCCGGCGCCGGCCTCTCCGAGGAGCAGCAGGCCCGGCTGCGCGAGATCAACGGGGAGCTCTCCGCGCTGTCCACCACGTTCCAGAACAACCTGCTCGAGGACACCAACGCCTCCGCCGTCGTCGTCGACGACGCCGCTCAGCTCGACGGCCTGTCCGCGGACGCGGTGGCCGCGGCGGCCCAGACGGCGGCGGAGCGAGGGCTGGAGGGCAAGTATGTCCTGACCCTCGTGCTGCCCAGCGGCCAGCCGGCGCTGGCCTCGCTGACCGACCGGTCCCTGCGCGAGCGCCTGTACCGTGCGTCCGTCCAGCGCGGCGCCAACGGCAACGAGCACGACAACCACGTCATCGCGGCCCGCATCGCAGCGCTGCGGGCCGAGCGGGCCGCACTGTTCGGTCACCCCGATCACGCCACCTACGTGCTGGAAGACCGCACCGCCAAGACGCCCGCCGCGGTGCACGACATGCTCGGGAAGCTGACCCCCACCGCCGTCACGAACGCGCAGGCCGAGGCCGCCAAGCTGCAGGAAGCCATCGGCGACGCGTTCGAGTTGCGGGCGTGGGACTGGTCGTTCTATTCCGAGCAGGTCCGCCGGGCCACCTACGACGTCGACGCCGCCGAGCTGCGCCCGTACTTCGAGCTGGAGCGGGTGCTGCGCGACGGCGTCTTCTTCGCCGCCGGAAAGCTCTACGGGCTGTCCTTCACCGAGCGGCCCGACCTCGTCGCCTACCACCCCGACGCGCGCGTGTTCGAGGTGTTCGACGAGGACGGCTCCGCGGTCGGGCTGTACATCGGCGACTTCTTCACCCGCGACTCCAAGCGCGGCGGTGCCTGGATGAACTCGCTGGTCGATCAGTCCGCGCTCATGGACACCAAGCCCGTGGTGCTCAACAACCTCAACCTGGTGAAGCCGCCGGCCGGCGAGCCCGCGCTGATGACCTTCGACGAGGTCAACACCCTGTTCCACGAGTTCGGCCACGCCCTGCACGGGCTGTTCTCCCGGGTCACGTACCCGACGTTCAGCGGCACCAGCGTGCTACGCGACTTCGTCGAGTTCCCCTCCCAGGTCAACGAGATGTGGGCGGTCTGGCCCGAGGTGCTGGCGAACTACGCCGTCCACCACCAGACCGGTGAGCCGCTCGCGCAGGAGACCGTCCAGCGGCTGCTCGACTCGCAGATCTGGGGTGAGGGCTTCGCGACGACGGAGTACCTTGCGGCCACCCTGCTCGACCTCGCCTGGCACGAGCTGTCCCCCGGTACCACGGTCGACGATGTCGCCGAGTTCGAGGCGCGGGCCCTCGAGCGCGCCGGTGTCGCACTGGAGACCATTCCGCCGCGGTATCGCACCACCTACTTCGCCCACATCTTCGCCGGCGGATACGGCGCGGGGTACTACTCCTACATCTGGAGCGAGGTCCTCGACGCCGACACCGTCGAGTGGTTCAAGGAGAACGGCGGGCTGACCCGTCAGAACGGCGACCACTTCCGCAGCACTCTGCTGTCCCGCGGCGGCAGCGTCGACCCCATGGAAGCGTTCCGCACCTTCCGTGGCCGCGACCCGCAGATCGAGCCGCTCCTGGAGCGCCGCGGCCTCACCCAGTAA
- a CDS encoding DNA polymerase domain-containing protein: MSGEEREGIELTNLDQPLFDGAEATKRDLVDYVDAMSGRILPELADRPLTVKRVRPGQPPFMQKNLPKYAPSWIPSVSVWAQASKRDVAYALCNDRRTLLWFANQRAVEYHPTLVTAGDWEHVTHLILDIDPPEGGPFADVVGAARLVRRALANDGLTGVVKTSGAKGVHVFVPLAPQSHEDVAAATRALAARAERLDPELATTAYIKQDRGGKVFLDSTRSGGATVAAAYSPRARPGVPVSFPVGWDDLDTVAPADFTVRTVPGLLGDADPWAERMPQPQLLPADLVAEGHTIPVARVQAMHEGKRRARERRT, encoded by the coding sequence GTGAGCGGCGAGGAACGCGAAGGCATCGAGCTGACCAACCTCGACCAGCCGCTGTTCGACGGCGCCGAGGCCACCAAGCGCGACCTCGTCGACTATGTGGACGCGATGAGCGGGCGCATCCTGCCCGAACTCGCCGACCGGCCCCTCACCGTCAAGCGGGTGCGGCCCGGGCAGCCGCCGTTCATGCAGAAGAACCTGCCCAAGTACGCGCCGTCGTGGATCCCCAGCGTGTCGGTGTGGGCTCAGGCCTCCAAGCGTGACGTCGCCTACGCGCTGTGCAACGACCGCCGCACCCTGCTGTGGTTCGCCAACCAGCGCGCCGTCGAGTACCACCCGACGCTGGTCACGGCCGGCGACTGGGAGCACGTCACGCATCTGATCCTCGACATCGACCCGCCGGAAGGCGGCCCGTTCGCCGACGTCGTCGGCGCCGCCCGGCTGGTGCGGCGGGCCCTGGCCAACGACGGCCTGACCGGCGTGGTGAAGACGAGCGGCGCCAAGGGCGTGCACGTGTTCGTCCCGCTGGCGCCGCAGTCGCACGAGGACGTCGCCGCCGCCACCCGGGCGCTGGCGGCCCGGGCCGAGCGCCTCGACCCCGAGCTGGCCACCACCGCCTACATCAAGCAGGACCGCGGTGGGAAGGTGTTCCTCGACTCCACCCGCTCCGGCGGCGCCACCGTGGCGGCGGCCTACAGCCCGCGCGCGCGGCCAGGTGTCCCGGTGTCGTTCCCGGTCGGCTGGGACGACCTGGACACGGTCGCGCCAGCCGACTTCACCGTCCGCACGGTGCCCGGGCTGCTCGGCGATGCCGACCCGTGGGCCGAGCGGATGCCGCAGCCGCAGTTGCTGCCCGCCGATCTCGTCGCCGAGGGGCACACGATCCCCGTCGCTCGGGTGCAGGCCATGCACGAAGGGAAGCGTCGAGCCCGCGAACGCCGAACCTGA
- a CDS encoding cold-shock protein: protein MAQGTVKWFNGEKGFGFIAQDGGGADVFVHYSAIAAEGYRSLDENQRVEFDVTQGQKGPQAENVRPI, encoded by the coding sequence ATGGCACAGGGAACCGTGAAGTGGTTCAACGGCGAAAAGGGCTTCGGCTTCATCGCGCAGGACGGTGGCGGCGCGGACGTGTTCGTGCACTACTCGGCCATTGCCGCTGAGGGCTACCGCTCGTTGGACGAGAACCAGCGCGTCGAGTTCGACGTGACGCAGGGCCAGAAGGGGCCGCAGGCGGAGAACGTCCGCCCCATCTGA
- the tsrT gene encoding tryptophan 2-C-methyltransferase translates to MHSNTVTLVNPNLVHPPITPYALDILTTSLEAAGFEVEVLDLTLDREHWRAAVARYFARRDPLLVGVTIRNTDTIYPQEQRVFLDSHREIIRAIRRGTTAPVVGGGVGFSSMPFALVDYFGIDFGVKGPGEVTLVELAMALAKGKATDDVPGLIVRDQDGSVRQVPHLSRQISIGRAALVNRTTAYLRRSGTPGKVDNLAYYRRGGLGNILTKNGCTFACAHCVEPDAKGGQFARRAEAAVVDEMEALTGQGVHDLHTTDSEFNLNIAHSKAVLREIVRRKRADTSSPLHRLRLWIYVQPAPFDDEYAELLAEAGCAGINVAPDHVRDEVLDGWKITGKGTRFYTYDDVRRLCQLARRHGMLTMVEALLGMPGETAETMRACVDGLLALDATVVGYTLGIRAFPYSPLGRDLATRSGGERPVPGVQSNTATGPILLKPLALCDGRVEYERQFMFGPDGELRPVYYFSPDLPEGRTHQRPGDRWLTSLELLWEWVPPAERHRVMLPTAPGLTPEDNNYADNPFLLRLTELGYKGAYWSHWPLRERIMSGQPVP, encoded by the coding sequence GTGCATAGCAACACCGTCACGTTGGTGAATCCCAACCTCGTCCACCCGCCCATCACCCCGTACGCGCTGGACATCCTGACCACGTCGCTGGAGGCCGCCGGCTTCGAGGTCGAGGTGCTGGACCTCACCCTGGACCGGGAGCACTGGCGCGCCGCCGTCGCCCGCTACTTCGCCCGGCGCGATCCGCTGCTCGTCGGTGTCACCATCCGCAACACCGACACGATCTATCCGCAGGAACAGCGGGTCTTCCTGGACTCGCACCGCGAGATCATCCGCGCGATCCGGCGGGGCACGACGGCGCCGGTGGTCGGCGGCGGCGTGGGGTTCTCCTCGATGCCCTTCGCACTGGTCGACTACTTCGGTATCGACTTCGGCGTCAAGGGCCCCGGTGAGGTCACCCTGGTCGAGTTGGCCATGGCTCTGGCGAAGGGCAAGGCGACCGACGACGTGCCGGGCCTCATCGTCCGCGACCAGGACGGTTCGGTGCGCCAGGTGCCGCACCTGAGCCGGCAGATCTCGATCGGCCGCGCTGCCCTGGTGAACCGCACGACGGCGTACCTGCGCCGCTCCGGCACCCCCGGCAAGGTGGACAACCTCGCCTACTATCGCCGCGGCGGGCTGGGCAACATCCTCACCAAGAACGGGTGCACGTTCGCCTGCGCCCACTGTGTCGAGCCGGACGCGAAGGGCGGGCAGTTCGCCCGCCGGGCGGAGGCCGCCGTCGTCGACGAGATGGAGGCGCTGACCGGTCAGGGCGTGCACGACCTGCACACCACGGACAGCGAGTTCAACCTCAACATCGCACACAGCAAGGCGGTGCTGCGCGAGATCGTCCGCCGCAAGCGGGCCGACACGTCCTCGCCGCTGCACCGGCTGCGGCTGTGGATCTACGTCCAGCCGGCTCCGTTCGACGACGAGTACGCCGAGTTGCTGGCGGAGGCCGGCTGCGCGGGCATCAACGTCGCGCCCGACCACGTCCGCGACGAGGTCCTGGACGGCTGGAAGATCACCGGTAAGGGCACCCGGTTCTACACCTACGACGACGTGCGGCGCCTGTGCCAGCTGGCCCGGCGGCACGGAATGCTGACCATGGTGGAGGCACTGCTCGGGATGCCCGGTGAGACGGCTGAAACCATGCGGGCCTGCGTCGACGGGCTGCTCGCACTGGACGCCACCGTCGTGGGCTACACGCTGGGCATCCGCGCGTTCCCGTACTCCCCGCTGGGCCGCGACCTGGCCACCCGCAGCGGTGGCGAGCGCCCGGTGCCTGGGGTGCAGTCGAACACCGCGACCGGGCCGATCCTGCTCAAGCCGCTGGCACTGTGCGACGGCCGGGTCGAGTACGAGCGGCAGTTCATGTTCGGCCCGGACGGCGAACTGCGTCCGGTCTACTACTTCTCCCCCGACCTGCCCGAGGGCCGGACACACCAGCGGCCCGGCGATCGCTGGCTGACGAGCCTGGAACTGCTCTGGGAGTGGGTGCCGCCGGCCGAGCGGCACCGGGTGATGCTCCCGACGGCACCCGGCCTGACGCCAGAGGACAACAACTATGCCGACAACCCGTTCCTGCTGCGCCTGACCGAGCTGGGGTACAAGGGTGCGTACTGGTCGCACTGGCCGCTCCGGGAACGGATCATGAGCGGCCAGCCGGTGCCCTGA
- a CDS encoding helix-turn-helix domain-containing protein, with amino-acid sequence MNGQEPVGEVIRRARGRLGYSQYEFAGELARVSGNPSLTREEVARWERGKRIPGPYWRQWLSRVLHIPTGELVAAARVTRHARADGPSPFTRLVRAPR; translated from the coding sequence GTGAACGGTCAGGAGCCCGTCGGGGAGGTGATCCGGCGCGCCCGCGGCCGTCTCGGCTACAGCCAGTACGAGTTCGCCGGCGAGCTCGCCCGCGTGTCAGGGAACCCGTCGCTCACCCGGGAGGAAGTGGCCCGGTGGGAACGCGGCAAGAGGATTCCCGGGCCGTACTGGCGGCAGTGGCTGAGCCGGGTCCTGCACATACCGACGGGGGAATTGGTCGCAGCCGCCAGAGTGACCCGCCACGCCCGTGCCGACGGTCCGTCGCCGTTCACTCGACTGGTGAGAGCACCGCGCTGA
- a CDS encoding tryptophanase has protein sequence MPVFMEPFRIKAVEPIPFPTPEQRDAALTKAGYNLFRVPSRAITVDLLTDSGTSAMSAAQWSALLSGDESYAGATSFERFEAVVRHLTGYDEIIPVHQGRAAERILFATLLRPGDVSVANTHFDTTRASVEAVGGHAVDLPVGAGLGSQPSPFGGDIDLDALHSLLDGQGGASVRCVVLTITNNAGGGQPVSMANIAGTRALCNAYDVPLLLDASRFAENAYLITERDPDHAHYTPREVAQLTFSLADGCWASLKKDGIGNIGGMIALRDAGLARRCRDRLIAVEGFPTYGGLAGRDLEALAQGLQEVTDPAYLRYRAQTARWFGERLQEAGLPVLQPTGCHAVYVDAAQLLPHVAPQRLPATALANALYLAGAVRVSELGTLVFGRADPDGGPDLPAPRELVRLALPRRVYTKSHLEYVAETAATAVAKAAEIPGYRIVEQADTLRHFSAVLSPVE, from the coding sequence GTGCCCGTGTTCATGGAGCCGTTCAGGATCAAGGCCGTCGAGCCGATCCCGTTCCCCACGCCGGAGCAGCGCGACGCCGCGCTGACGAAGGCCGGGTACAACCTGTTCCGGGTGCCGTCCCGGGCCATCACCGTCGACCTGTTGACCGACTCCGGCACCAGTGCGATGTCCGCCGCGCAGTGGTCCGCGTTGCTCTCCGGCGACGAGTCCTACGCCGGCGCCACGTCGTTCGAGCGCTTCGAAGCGGTGGTGCGGCATCTCACCGGTTACGACGAGATCATCCCCGTGCACCAGGGCCGGGCGGCCGAACGCATCCTGTTCGCGACCCTGCTGCGGCCCGGCGACGTCTCTGTCGCCAACACTCACTTCGACACCACCCGGGCCAGTGTCGAGGCCGTCGGTGGTCACGCCGTCGACCTTCCGGTCGGCGCGGGTCTTGGTTCGCAACCCTCGCCGTTCGGCGGCGACATCGATCTCGACGCCCTCCACTCCCTCCTGGACGGTCAGGGCGGCGCCTCCGTCCGCTGCGTCGTCCTGACCATCACCAACAACGCCGGCGGGGGCCAGCCGGTCTCCATGGCCAACATCGCGGGCACCCGGGCACTGTGCAACGCCTACGACGTGCCGCTGCTGTTGGACGCGTCCCGCTTCGCCGAGAACGCCTATCTGATCACCGAACGCGACCCCGATCACGCGCACTACACCCCGCGCGAGGTCGCCCAGCTGACGTTCTCGCTGGCGGACGGCTGCTGGGCGAGTCTCAAGAAGGACGGCATCGGCAACATCGGCGGGATGATCGCACTGCGCGACGCCGGCCTCGCGCGTCGCTGCCGGGACCGGCTCATCGCGGTCGAAGGGTTCCCGACGTACGGCGGCCTGGCCGGCCGGGACCTCGAAGCGCTGGCTCAGGGCCTGCAGGAGGTGACCGACCCGGCGTATCTGCGCTACCGCGCCCAGACCGCACGCTGGTTCGGCGAGCGCCTGCAGGAGGCCGGCCTGCCGGTTCTGCAGCCGACCGGGTGTCACGCGGTGTACGTCGACGCAGCGCAGCTCCTCCCCCACGTGGCGCCCCAGCGGCTACCGGCCACCGCGCTGGCCAACGCGCTCTACCTGGCCGGAGCCGTGCGGGTGTCCGAACTGGGCACCCTGGTATTCGGCCGGGCCGACCCCGACGGTGGGCCGGACCTGCCGGCCCCGCGCGAGCTGGTTCGTCTCGCCCTGCCGCGGCGGGTCTACACGAAGAGCCACCTCGAGTACGTGGCCGAGACCGCTGCCACCGCCGTGGCGAAAGCCGCCGAGATCCCCGGGTACCGGATCGTCGAACAGGCGGACACGTTGCGGCACTTCAGCGCGGTGCTCTCACCAGTCGAGTGA
- a CDS encoding AraC family transcriptional regulator: MTALPLERYELFHSKDLDDARETVGRVFVPHRLDLVGGSTGLDARMHTRRIARIAANYVAYGGEVVIEPGELGSFFVVQVPLSGQSMIRYGNESIVSTPDVATVVSPTVPLSMRWSADCAQLILRLERPAVEAHLRDLIGAPLPGPVRFELGMNVSTGYGRSWTDAFRLLVGELDRTDGSMINNRVAAAEFEDGLMTGLLLAQPHNYSHLLEETQLLPAPNRAVTIVREMIENHPEWEHTVASLAREAGVGVRALQLGFRQHFGTTPITYLTSVRMQRAREELRAAQRDTTTVTKVVARWGLGHPGRFAASYKMLYGELPSETLAR, from the coding sequence ATGACAGCACTGCCGCTGGAGCGCTACGAGCTGTTCCACTCCAAGGACCTCGACGACGCGAGGGAAACGGTCGGGCGGGTCTTCGTGCCGCATCGGCTCGACCTCGTGGGCGGATCCACGGGACTGGATGCACGAATGCACACGCGGCGAATCGCGAGGATCGCGGCCAACTACGTCGCGTACGGCGGCGAGGTCGTGATCGAACCCGGGGAGCTGGGCTCGTTCTTCGTCGTGCAGGTGCCGCTGTCCGGACAGAGCATGATCCGGTACGGCAATGAGTCGATCGTCTCCACACCGGACGTCGCGACGGTGGTGTCGCCCACTGTGCCGTTGAGCATGCGGTGGAGCGCGGACTGCGCGCAGCTGATCCTGCGGCTGGAGCGGCCGGCCGTCGAGGCGCATCTGCGCGACCTGATCGGCGCGCCGCTACCCGGCCCGGTCCGGTTCGAGCTGGGCATGAACGTCAGCACCGGCTACGGCCGCAGCTGGACCGACGCGTTCCGGTTGCTGGTGGGTGAGCTCGACCGCACCGACGGCAGCATGATCAACAACCGGGTCGCCGCGGCCGAGTTCGAGGATGGCCTGATGACAGGCCTGCTGCTGGCCCAGCCGCACAACTACTCCCATCTTCTCGAGGAAACCCAGCTTCTCCCGGCGCCCAACCGGGCTGTGACGATCGTGCGAGAGATGATCGAGAATCATCCGGAGTGGGAACACACCGTCGCGAGCCTCGCACGAGAAGCAGGGGTGGGCGTGCGAGCGTTGCAGCTCGGGTTCCGGCAGCACTTCGGCACGACACCCATCACGTACCTGACCAGCGTGCGGATGCAACGCGCCCGCGAAGAACTGCGCGCCGCCCAGCGTGACACCACCACGGTCACCAAGGTCGTGGCCAGATGGGGTCTGGGTCATCCGGGCCGGTTCGCCGCGTCGTACAAGATGCTGTACGGCGAGCTGCCGTCGGAAACCCTCGCCCGGTGA
- a CDS encoding cupin domain-containing protein — MPVPLDRFPFLHSSDLDEVRAAVWRHMGEHPIQLDDPFDQVDARIHGRLIDRITVSYLSFGARVRTEPGELAFYLIQLVESGTYTVRLGEDELVAGPGEVLVLSPNLRMTTRWSADCGVTAYQLRAPDLVGHLSRLLVRPATEPLRFDLRMRVDAGPGRQLHRGILRPLAAQLNQPRSRIDNPVRAQQVENTLMTALLRAQPNTYSDVLARELGWPK, encoded by the coding sequence ATGCCGGTGCCGCTCGACCGCTTTCCGTTCCTGCACTCGTCGGATCTCGACGAGGTCCGTGCGGCGGTGTGGCGCCACATGGGGGAGCATCCGATCCAGCTTGACGATCCGTTCGACCAGGTGGATGCCAGGATCCACGGCCGCCTCATCGACCGGATCACGGTCAGCTACCTGTCCTTCGGTGCTCGCGTGCGCACGGAACCAGGCGAACTCGCCTTCTACCTGATCCAGCTGGTCGAGTCGGGTACCTATACGGTCCGGCTCGGCGAGGACGAACTCGTCGCCGGACCAGGCGAGGTCCTGGTGCTCTCCCCGAACCTGCGCATGACGACGCGATGGTCAGCCGACTGCGGCGTCACGGCGTATCAGCTGCGCGCACCGGACCTCGTCGGTCACCTGAGCCGGCTGCTCGTGCGGCCGGCAACCGAGCCGCTGCGCTTCGACCTGAGGATGCGTGTCGACGCCGGCCCGGGCCGTCAGCTGCACAGGGGAATACTGCGCCCCTTGGCTGCGCAGCTGAATCAGCCGCGCAGCAGGATCGACAACCCGGTCCGGGCCCAGCAGGTCGAGAACACGCTGATGACGGCGTTGTTGCGAGCTCAACCGAACACCTACTCGGACGTCCTCGCGCGCGAGCTCGGCTGGCCGAAGTAG